CATCGGTTCTCTGCTTGGGACCTGTTTCCCTCCGCCGCAGCTCCCACTCCCCATCCTTTCGCCCGACGCCTCCAGGCATGGTACCCTGTGAATGCACCGCGAAGAGGGCAATCCGCTGAAAAAACTGCGGCGTCCCCTCTTTCCGTAGTTACGTTATAGAATCAACCCCGAACCCTTGTCTATGACCCGAGGTCAGCATCCCGGGGACTTGGGGGGACTTTGTTTCGCAAAATACCCGAGGGAGACCGGAGGAAGGGGGTGAGGAAATGAGACAGGGGGAGGACTTTTCCCCTCCCCGCGGAGGGGCGAAGCAGCTGTACCGCGGCGCGATCCTCCGAAGGCTGGACGCGGCGGTGGAGGAGGGAATCCGGCAGTTCTACCTCGTCGCCCCGGGGGGCTTCGGGAAGACCGTGGTCCTGTCCCAGTGGCTTCACCCCCGGCGCAACGGGGTAGCGTGGCTTGCCCTGGACGAGCACGACAACAACGAGGAGCGCCTGACCGCCCGGCTCCTGCGGGCCCTGGCCTTCGCCCAGAAGCAGAACCGCCGTCTGGCCGCCCGGCTACGCCGCATCGAGGCCCCCTCCTTCCAGGACCTTCGGGAGGCCCTGGACCTGCTGGTCCGGGACGGCCCCAGGGACTGGGTGCTGGTGTTGGACGACCTCCACCGCCTCACCGACCAGGACCGATTGCGGGACCTCGCCCGGACCGTCGCCCTCCTGCCCCCTTCCTTCCTGGTGTGCCTGGCGGGACGCACCGAGCCGGACGGGGCCTTCGGGGAGGGGATCCTCAAGGGGACGATGCAGGTCCTCCCCGGATCCCTCCTGGCCTTCACCCGGGAGGAGGTGGCGGAACTCCTCCGCCTGCGCAAGGGCGACCCCCGGGACGGGGACGCCCTCTTCGCCCGGACGGGGGGCTGGCCCATCGCCGTGGGAGCCTTCCTGCTGGGCCCCCGGACGGGGCCGACCGCCGGGGCCCCGGGGGAAGAGCTGCTCTTTCCCTATCTCCAGGCCCACGTGTGGGATCTCCTGGACGAAGGGACGCGCGCCTTCCTGGTACAGGTCTCCCTGGCCCCCTTCCTCACCCCGGAGCTGTGCTCCCGCCTCACCGGCCTCCCCCGATGCGGCGGGATCCTCCAGGACCTCCACCGACGGAACCTGTTCCTCTCCCGCTCCGACGACGGGACCTACCGCCTCCACGACCTGTTCCGGGAGTTCCTCCTCCGCCGTCTGGAAGAACTCCGGCGCCCCGAGGAGCGGGAGGCGCTCTGCCGGGTCCTGGCGGAGGCCCTCTTCGAGGGGGGGCACTACTACGCCGCGGCGTCCTTCTACATCCGGTGCTCCGACGGGAAGAGCGTCTCCGCCTGCTGCCGGGCCCTGCGGCAGTACGCCCCCCAGCACCCCCTGGAGGAGCGCATCGCCTTCACCAAGCGCTACCTCCTGGGCGGCCCCGACCCCCTGGGGAAGCGCCACCCCGACGCGGCAGCACAGTGCGCCGTGGCCCACTACCTGGACGGGGACGTGGAGGGTTTCTTCTCCTCCCTGGACTTCGTGCTGGAGGCGGCCCGGGAACGGGACGACGAAGACTTCCGTCGCCTGGCGGGGATCCTGCGGCTTCTGGACTGCCGCCGCCCCCTGGGGGCATACCTGGAGGAGCTGCTGCACCTCCCCGGTTCCGAGGAGAACCGCCCCGGCCCGGGGACGGAGGCCCTGCCCCCGGGGACCCTCACGGCCTACCTGCCCCTGATGCACCGCTCCTTCACGGATCGGACCGATCGGCTCCCCGGGCTGGACACCTTTCCCGACACCTTCTGTCGGGCCTGCCGACCCCTCCTGGGGGACGACGTGGACCTCATCGGCCTCTGCGCCCAGGGGGGAGGCCTCTACGAGCAGAACCGACTGGAGGAGGCCTGCGAGCTGGCGGTGCGGGCAGAGGCTCGGGCGGCGGGGTGCCGGGAGGACCTGCGGTTCTGCGCGGACCTGCTCTTCCTGACCGTCCTGACGGCCCTGGGGAGGCGGGACGAGGCGCAGCGTCTGGAGGGGGAGATCGCCCGGCGCATGGGTGAGGAGGACCTGCGAGCCCTGCTGCCCAACTTCCGGGCGTGGCGGTACGGGAGGCGCCTGGCGGAGGGAGACCGGGAGGCCGCGGCGGAATGGCTGGCAAGACACGCCGTCCCCGTCACGGAGAAACCGGCCCTCCACCGGATCACCCAGCACTTCGTGACCCTCCGGGCCCTCCTGGCGGAGGGAAGCCCGGACCTGGCCCTCCTCCTGGGGGAAAAGCTCCGCAAGCTGGCGGAGGACTACCGTCGCCCCCTGGACCGCCTCCAGGCCCTCATCCTCCTGACCCGGGCCCAGTGGCAGCGGGGGGAGAGGGGACGGGCCCTGGACCGGCTGGAGGAGGCCCTCGCGGCGGCGGCCCCCCAGGGCCTGATCCGGGGGTTCCTGGACGAGGCCCCGGGCCTGCGGCCGATCTTCCCGGCCTTCCTGAAGAGCCGCCGGGGAGGGGACGAGGCCCTTCGCCGGTTCGCCGTGAACGTGCACCTCCTCGTCCTGGAGGCCTGCGGCCCTTCAGAAAGCGCCCATGACCTGGAGGAACCCGCAGCCCCGTTACGCCTCTCCCCCCGACAGGAGGCGCTTCTGGGGCTGCTGGAACGAAACGCCACCTACCGGGACGTGGCGGAGGCCCTGGGGGTCAGCCACTCCACCGCCAAGTACCACGTCCTGAAGCTCTACCGGACTCTGGGGGTCACCTCCGCCGCGGAGGCCCTGAGGAAGGCCCGGAGACCCTGACCCTTCCCGGGGCGTTCCCCTCGTCGGGACGCCCCCACCGAAACCCCCGAGACCATCCCCGAAGGAGGCAATCCCATGTTCCGTTCCCTGGTCCCCGACCTGCCCTGCGCCGACGTGGCCGCCACCCTGGAGTTCTACCGGGAACTCCTGGGCTTTG
The sequence above is drawn from the Aminomonas paucivorans DSM 12260 genome and encodes:
- a CDS encoding AAA family ATPase — encoded protein: MRQGEDFSPPRGGAKQLYRGAILRRLDAAVEEGIRQFYLVAPGGFGKTVVLSQWLHPRRNGVAWLALDEHDNNEERLTARLLRALAFAQKQNRRLAARLRRIEAPSFQDLREALDLLVRDGPRDWVLVLDDLHRLTDQDRLRDLARTVALLPPSFLVCLAGRTEPDGAFGEGILKGTMQVLPGSLLAFTREEVAELLRLRKGDPRDGDALFARTGGWPIAVGAFLLGPRTGPTAGAPGEELLFPYLQAHVWDLLDEGTRAFLVQVSLAPFLTPELCSRLTGLPRCGGILQDLHRRNLFLSRSDDGTYRLHDLFREFLLRRLEELRRPEEREALCRVLAEALFEGGHYYAAASFYIRCSDGKSVSACCRALRQYAPQHPLEERIAFTKRYLLGGPDPLGKRHPDAAAQCAVAHYLDGDVEGFFSSLDFVLEAARERDDEDFRRLAGILRLLDCRRPLGAYLEELLHLPGSEENRPGPGTEALPPGTLTAYLPLMHRSFTDRTDRLPGLDTFPDTFCRACRPLLGDDVDLIGLCAQGGGLYEQNRLEEACELAVRAEARAAGCREDLRFCADLLFLTVLTALGRRDEAQRLEGEIARRMGEEDLRALLPNFRAWRYGRRLAEGDREAAAEWLARHAVPVTEKPALHRITQHFVTLRALLAEGSPDLALLLGEKLRKLAEDYRRPLDRLQALILLTRAQWQRGERGRALDRLEEALAAAAPQGLIRGFLDEAPGLRPIFPAFLKSRRGGDEALRRFAVNVHLLVLEACGPSESAHDLEEPAAPLRLSPRQEALLGLLERNATYRDVAEALGVSHSTAKYHVLKLYRTLGVTSAAEALRKARRP